The genomic DNA TCCCTTCAGACTCCTCCTGGCTTTCCCAGAAAGGTGCTCAGGATCCAGGTAGGGGACTTCAGAGCTTCTCCCAGCCACCTTCTCTCTAGGGAATGGCTTAGGAATGAAGTCACTTGGATAAAGTGGCTAAGAGTCCTGCTGCCAGAGCAAATGCCCTGTGTTTCGACTTAGCCTACAGCAGAGAGAGTCTTCTCTGCTAACATCTAATTTGGATGTGGAAAGCTATGAAAAAGCCACCGgatttttctagaaaaacaaCCAATTTCAGTTTGGCTAGCTATGAAATAATGTCACCTATATGCCACACAGTCTACTGTGGTACCTGAGTgacaattacagaaaaattattgTCATCAACAAAACAGAGCCTTCACTTTTAGCgctgaatattttaattcaagCCCTTTTAATGAGAGCTTTTAGCCCTCATTTCACTGAGAATTGCTGGTGTGGATGATGCTGCAGGATCAGCAACTGCAAAGGGAGCTTCTCCCTATGATATTCTTGCTTTCATCAACTGTTCAGGGCAGGAGTGTAGGCAGGTGATAGCTTCTCTGCTGCAAAGTCCCTTTTGCTGGCAGGATTGAATCAATAAATGACTTCAAATGTTGTTATGATCCTAAGAGCAAAATGATTTGCACCGAATACTTGCCAGTCTGCTACCAGCACAATAGTCCCCCATTATAATTTTAGTAGAAGATGAGAACATAAAAAAGAGACTTGTTATTACTCTGTTAAGACTGTGAAAAACACACTCATGTTCCTAATTCCTTACTTTAATTGAATACAAAGATGTCAGTGCTAGAGTGTTCAGTTGCTACATATAAAATCAAATTTGGTAGGTAGTAAATACAGGAGGACTGAAGGTTTAACGTTATAAACCAAGGGACACATTCAAGATAAAACTGTCTTCACTTCAGCAACACTATTACTACAATAACAACCTTAGATTTATTAAAATAGAACTAAGTTTAAATGCATttacctttccttttcatttttattacttttttatatatatctaaGAAACAAAACTCACTTAAACACGAACTGGGTATTTTTTGATTCCAAACCTTTATAAACTTTCACAATGCAGAATAAATTTTTAAACatcaattttaataaaaacttaaGTAAAAGTTTTTCAGATATGATTTGCCACTATTTCATGTATACAGCTGGTAATTTGATACAAAAAGGCAACTgcattctgaaaacatttggtTCTTTGGGGTAAAAAGAGAAGGATTTTATGTTGTGAAGTCTTGTAAgagagcagaagaaagcaaTCCTTGTGTCAAGGCTGCCAGCTTTCCACAGCTACAGTTTGTCATCCCGTATGTATTATTTGTCTTTGGATGCTCACAGTTTGatggtgtgttttgtttatcCATAGGTGTTTCGAAGTCCCCCTGGCTGGAGTCCTCTGGAAGAGCCCAGAGTCATGGAACTGCCTCGCCCGCAGAGGACAAGCTAACCCATCCCTGGGATTTGCCTTGAAAACTTGTGCTGCCCAGTGCAGTCGCTGCTGGATTTCCTTTCTCAGGTATGTCTGTCGTGCGGCCTGCCAGGTGAAGCACTCACGGGGATGCTGGCAAAGTGGTGATAAAACTCACTGCACTGCTGCATGGCTTCAGGCCATGTATGTGGAAAGAAATGATGCTTGCTTACTGCATTAAGCTCACTGAGCTTTTGGGTGGAAAAGCAAAGCGTAAGTGATTATTAGACTGTTTGATTAAATGGTGTTTAATAGACATTGcaataaaagcttttatgaTTAGCTGGGCCTGGCCGCacctgcctggggagctgggctctgcctgctggcagggttCAGGCTCCCGATAAAACCTGTGGGGAGAGGCACAGAGATGCTCCTCAGGCAAGTTGTTGTGGTCCTACCATAGGGCCCCTGCAGGGTTCAAATCATGATATGATCAGTAAAAGTGACTTGaaaatgctctgaaaaaaatgtcagataGGAAGTACCAATTTGATGCATTTCGGTATCCCTCAGGATTGCATGGGACGTCCTGAAGTGCCCAGCTGGAAGGGCGTTAAGGGGCAGAAccacagcagcctccagcagcctggCCAGGCTGCGAGCTACCTGGGAAGCTGGGGACTGACATTCTTCTAAAAAGTGGCCTGAGGTATTCAAAAAAGGAGTgttcccaaatattttttccatagaGATGTTCGTGTATCTTTACATTCAGGTACGGATACCTTAACAAACCTGAAGGAAATTTCCTGTGGGTCATAAAAGCCACTTCTTATGCCATCCCAGTGATTAAATGAAGTTATGGCTGGATAAAATGGGGGCCTCATGGAATTTCAGAGGGGAGAAGAAGGCCAAAGACACCTcagatttattaaaatacagcCTCCCCTCATTGCTTACAGCAGAAATCAAACTGTGCCTGTGGTTATAACTCACTGTAACGACCTTACTGACTTGACTCGCGAGCACTTCTGGTTTTTAATTGGGGCATTTGCCTGAGAAACAGCTGAGCCGCACAAACGGGTTCTTGTTACGGCCCGGTACTCCGAATCCACAGAGCCGTGCGCCTGTTTTTTCCGCCAGGCATTTTAACGAGGAACAAGCGCGGGGAGCCGGGAAGCCCGTCCGGCTGCAAAGCCCCGTCCTGCACCATGAGGCCGGCGGGCACGGGGAGGGAACGAGGCCGCGGAGAGGCCGCGCGGAGGCCGTGGCGACGgaggcggggccgggccggggccctCCCGCCGGGGgcgggccgcggggccgggccgggcgcggGCGCGGCGGGGGCCGCCCGGGTGGGCGgggggcgggccgggccgggccgtgccgcgGCTCCGCCGTGCGGGGGCAGAGCCGGGGCCGGCCGGGTGCGGGAGAGGAGccggggccccgccgccccgtcGGAGCGCGCCGGGAGCCCCGAGGAGGAGCGGCCGCGGCGCGGTGATGGGGCTCGGAGGGGAGCCCGGCGCCGCCTCCTCGCTTCTGGGCAGCGGGAGCCCCTCTTCGGCGCAGGGCAGCTGAGCCCCTCTCGCCGCCGAGCACGGGACGAGGCGTTACCGCTCGGTTCCCAGGATCGCCGCCTCCAGCCCCGAGCGAGCCTCGGTCGCCGGCCGCGGATTTTCCGTCTGGTCCCCCCCGTCCGGGCGGAGGCTGCCCGGGAGGCTCGGCGGGGAGCCGGGAGCCTGGAGCCGGGCCGCGGCGTGCGATGGATTGAGGCGTGCCCGGCTGCGCCCCGAGCCTGGCCCCTCGATGCGATGGGCAAGCGGGGGCTCCTCGGCACCCTCTGTTACCTGATGGTCAACGCGCCCCTGCTCTTCGGCGTGACCGGTGAGTGGGGGGCTCCCGGGGCCGGCACCGGCGGGGAGCCGGggcgggagggcggcgggggcggcgggcagcAGTGCCTCCGGCCGGGGGCTTCCCCggaggacggggggggagagggggtgggaagggagtTCGGGCCCCCGTCAAACCTCTCCTGCCCGCTGGAGCCGCGGCACCGGCTTGTCACGGTGCAGGGTGCCCGGGCCGCCCGAAAGCGCTCAGCCCCTGGGCTCCGGCAGCTCCCACTCACCGAAGAAGTCTGGTGTTGGCTTTGAACCTCCCGTTAACCAGCCCTCgtccctctgccttcccctcccagGTACCTTTACCGAAGTTCCCAAAGATGTGACTGTTAGGGAGGGAGATGATATTGAGATGCCTTGTGCTTTCCGAGCCAGCGGATCCACCTCGTACTCCTTGGAAATCCAGTGGTGGTACCTTAAAGAACCAGCCAGAGAACTTGCACACGAATTAGCCATCAGCGTCCCCGGCAGCAGGAGCAAGGTAACGCGGTGCTGTGTAGATGTGTCCGTGCAGTGTGTGCACAGGGTGGTCAGGACGGACCCTGCGGTCCCAGAGAGGACAGTGGGTACTGGCAAGCAGGTGGAAGCACTGGGACAGGGAGGTCGGGGCATGTGCCGGGGGGCTTcaccccaggaaaaaaaataatattaaaaatagtgcTTTAAGGATCGGAAATAGAAAATGCTAAATGTCCTGCTACAAAATCAGCAACGAAGACTCGAGAGAGACAGTCAAAAGTAGCTGTAGTATGAAATGGGAACGAGGAAAAGAAAGTGCTGCTGTGAGCTCTGCTGGGAATCGCCATGAGAGGTGGGAGAGCCTCTGTCTGCACCCTGATAGAGCAGATAAAGGCATGAGAGAAACACCTCTCTGCCTTCGGATGTTACATACATCGCAGTCTGAATATGCAAACGCACACGGTTTCTTGGGCTCTCATATGCACCTGTGTCTGTACCTGGAGCTTGGCAAGATGCTTCCACGCAGTTGggtgaagaaattaaaatgcacgGAGTTCAATCTCGCGTGTTCTCTCCCCTAGCAAGCCGTCTGGCTGGAGGGCAGGCTCTGCTGCGAGGCACTCGGCACTCAGCTGCCTTTCCCCaggtggtgctgcagcccccagccccgctgcggcGATTTGGGGTGCCGACCCTGTAGCGCGGGGcacggcccccccagccccacagcagccgcCCGCACCAGCTGCCCTCAGCCCTCCGCTCGTTTTTCTGCAGCGCTCGGATAGCGCCACAGAGCAGAGCGTACCGCCGCTGAGCTAATGCGGTGCCGCCTGGCTGGGGAAAGTGTAAGGCACTTGTCAGGCGGGGAAATTAATCGCTCGGATTTAAACGTCTTCTTTAACCTCCTGTAAAGGCCGTGAGTTGCGTTCACAATAGACGATGAAGGGCTGCGCCTGCGGGACGCCGGCCGGCTCCCCGGGAGGCGCATCCCGGGGCTCCGAGGCGCCGCTCGGTGCCGGGGGGCGGCGCGGCTGCAAGGGGCGATCCTCGGGGGCTGTCGGGGCCGTCCCCCGGGCTGTGGGCAGAGGAGCGTCTCGGGGGTGCGCTGCCGGAGCTGCCTCTCATCCTTGTCCTTTCCGTTCCCGCAGGTGGCAAACAAGGACGCGACGAAAATCAGCGTAAGTGCagccggggcgggggggcgcGCACCCCTCCCGTGCACGTCGggttcccccctcctcctcctccttcacagGGAGCTCCTCGCACGACCGGagcgggggggagggggaggttgACCGGGCTCCTCGAGCACCCCTCGGGGGGGCTCCAGCCCGAGGGGCCGGGTGCTGAGCGGCGTCGGGGCACTCTCTTGCAGACGGTGCGCGTCCAGGGCAACGACATCTCGCACCGGCTGCGGCTGTCGGGCGTGCGGCGGCAGGACGAGGGCGTCTACGAGTGCCGCGTGGCGGACTACAGCGCCGACGAGACGCAGGAGCACAAGGCCCAGGCGCTGCTGCGCGTCCTGGCCCGCTTCGCCCCCCCCGACGTGCAGGCGGCCGAGGCGGTGTCGCACATCCAgagcggggcggccccgcgccgacacggccccgccgccaggGCCACGCCGCCgcccgggcccgggcccggcaagcgcccgccgccgcccccgccgccccccccggccgaCGGGGGGCCCTCCGCCGCCAGCACCGCCGCCACGGCCTCCTCGTCGGCCTCGCCGCCGCCCGGGCAGGCAGCCATCCTCCGGCAGCAGCACGGGTCAGGTAgggagcggcggggcccgggggggagcggagcgggcGTGAAACGGCCCCCGagggcggggcgcggggggggcacagcccggAAAGGCTTCGAGGCGGCTGCAGCGAGCTGGTGCTGCCCGGCTGCGGCCCGGTGCCACGGTGCCGTGCTGGGGGTGCGGGACAGAGCTGGAAAGCTCCTTTTACGCTGCTGACGGCAAGGCGTGGGACGAGGAATGCGGGCTGAAAGCTGCGCTGCACAGGTactgcctgcagcctgctgctgctcctgccgaGGCGGAGCTCGTCGCCACTCCCGTCGAACAAACGCCCTGGGCGAGATGGGCAGCGGGCACACGGCACCCGCTGTGCAGGGAAAGCCCCGAGCTCCCCTCGCTGCTTGGTCTCTTCTGGCACAAATTCATAATCCTCAGGCAGGAATATTCACGCTTCTTCCTGGCACCTCTTCACAGACGGAGCAAATGTTTGCAGGTTTTTGCTCGCAATAAAGGAAAACTGTCACTCGTGGTGTGCTGTGACCTGCTGGTGCTTTAGAGGTGCAGCGTTTTCTCTGGTTATGACCTTTTGTTGTTTGTGAAGAATTTGGTTTGTTTCTCAGGTAGAAGTTTATGTGAAAATTAAGTTTTACTATCTGTTAAGACTGTAAGTTACGTATTCACTGGTAACTAGTGCAAGGCAGAGTGATAATTCCGGAGGTGTAGTTACGGGTGCCTGGGGCACATTAAAAAGTTCTGGTTGCTTTTGCTGAATTCAGTGACCACAACAAATGAACCCAGCGCCACAATACATCTGTGCTTTCCTATTGGAAAGAGCAGCTGTCTCCCTCAGAGCCCAGGGCTGGTgactgtttttgtgtttcttcgTTCGTCTCTCTGATAGTGAGTATTCTTGCAGTGTTTTCCATGCGAATGACAGAAGTTTCATTTAGGATTTGCAGTACCGTgcaccctgcctgctgcacccGGAGCTTACATGGTGCATACAAACTAAAAACGGGATGATGGAAGCTCTGGGCTCAGCTCCATCTCAACAGATGGATGTGAGCGTGTGCCGCCAGGACAGCGTGGCACATATGTCTGTTAGGGCAGGACCCCTGCCCAGAGCATCTAAACTGCTCTGTCCTGTTTTTTTACATGTCTGTGCTTTGGGGATGTGGTACGGCTGCATCATTTCTAGGCTTTATtacatattgaaaataaaatataagcatTGTGGCCAGCACTGGAGATAATGAAGTGACAATAATCACTGAAAAAGGTGGTGAAATTCAGGAGGGTGTTTTGTGGGGATCTCCAGATGGAGAGTGATGCAAAGAGGGCTGCAGCATGGCTAAAACAAAGCCTCCTGCTGTGACACCGCTTAGTGCTCGCTGGCAGCTGCCAACACTGCCACGCTGTGGCAGCTTCCTTCAGGGACAGCACTGAGGGTGGCGTAGGGAGCACACGACTCTTGTTGATGTTATTTAATTTAGTAAGCTATAAACCAGCAACTGCCATTGTCTCTGTACAAGGGAGGCAActccttttgtatttttgctaCGGTCCTCTGTGAAAATGACATCTTTTTGCACTGAATCAAGAAACCCAAATGACAGGCTTCTGCTTTGGCTTCCTgtaatttctgtgtttgtggCAGCTGCCTCTAAGTACTTGCAAATAAAGCATCAACCCCAGCATGGCTCAGGAGATTGACAACTGGAAGGCTTGACACTCCAATCTCCAGTTCGGGTGCCTTCTGGTCCAGAGCTCTCTGAGCCTTACTACCAGTGGATGTCTCCCTGGTCGCTTTGGTAAGCGGATTGCTGCTTGCTGCCCCCATCCCCGGTGTGCTTAgacaggctgggctgggcactTAGTTTGAAGCAGAGAGAGATGGCTTGGTATGGAGACAAGAAATGGATTTATCTACCCTAGATGAGAAGTGTTTCTACCTATCCAGAATAAATATGTACTAATGGATAAAATGCCAGTGTGGAAGTTGGTGTGATGAGGAACCACAAGGGTTTTGCCTGCTTTTGTGAGGAAACAGAAGACTTGGATCTCCAGCGCTGTCACTCTGATGGGATAAGTACTAAACTTTCTTcaaaatgtcttaaaaaaagTGGCATCATCATGCTTCAGAGTACCCATTTGTATGGTGAAGTGGTGTTCTTTAGAGCTGTTCTAAGTGGTAGTTAATTTTCTCCATAAAGAATTCTGTCTCTTTATaggaaatattttgacttttttttttttctttttttctgttaactgGAAGCCCTCTTTCAAGTCCTCCCCATCAAGGCAGTGTAGCAGCTGGCTTTCCACAGAGTAGGACCATAAGATCAAACCAGGTGTTTGCTCACATATGGTGTATGAGACTGCAGGACGTGGTCCTGTGTCGGTGTATGGCTTACAGACATGCATCGTGGCATGGTATGTATACCTCAGTAGCATATTTTGAGCACAGTAGCACAGATGCAGATAAGTACTTGCACCAAATCTGTGTGCAACAATTGAATCATTTCATACAATTACTCTCAAACATATTTAGCATTTGTAAGTCTTCATTGTACATGGGGGTATTTCCTCTGTGTAAAAGTAGAAATGGGCTCAAACAATGTGTTTGCTGTCAGTGATTAAGAAACACCCTCATGTAATAATACACTGGAGAGCTCTGCCTAAAAGCTGATGGCATGGCACTAGCTAGTATTTCCTTGATTAATTGCGATCTAATCCTATTTTCATTGCAATAGTTCAATATGCTCAGTGTAGCAAGATAGGGTCTGTATGTGCTGTATTTCAGTAAATGCGATTATAGATCAAATGCTGCTTTCAGATGTGCCTGCAGGGTTCTTGTTGACTTCAGTTGGAGTCCCAGTCATGCATGGACTGTGGAAAAATGTGATTCTTTACATCTTCTTGTTGAACTGAAACATGAATTTATTAGAATAACTGTGTCTGTCATTGAGATGCTTTAAAGAACACTGAGTCCCATCTGACAATCCAGGTCATAAATGGAAAATCCATAGTTTGGGAAAAGTAATCTGAAATCATATTCGGTAAAAAGTTGTGATCAGCATCACAGTGTGTAAGGGAATAGATCTGATGTGACAGACAAACTGCCCAGTGTGCCAGAAGTGTTAGCTGCTCAAATAGGACACTATCGGTAATGTTTAAACTACAGTCTGAAAACTCAGTGCTGTGATCTTATGAGATACAAAAACATTACAGCTCATCTGTCATTAAGGTAGACTAAAGTAGAAACTGAAAATACCTTATTTAGACTGCAAGGAGGTAAAGGTCTGCTGGTAAAGTCATTGTTCTTAATACTGTTAGAGTTCTCCACGTGGCTCTAAAGGAGAAGAAGTGCTTAGCTTTCAAATTCAGTAATTGTGTGCAAATTGAATCTTTACTGTAGGAATAAAAACAGGGTGAGCAAGCAAAGGACCGCATATAGTGCTAGTGTTCTTGGTTTTTACAGGGTAAATGGGAGGAATGGGAGAGGGACTTCCTGTCCCAGGAAGTTCTTAGTCCAAATGAAGGAGAGGATGGACACATGGCAGGAAGAACAATGAGCGAGTTTGTCAAGTGCGTGGTGGTTGTGAAACTAAACACAGAACGTTAATTCTGAATCTCCTAAATCCAAGTTTAGTGCCTTAGTCATGAGCCTAACCTTGTCATCTGATAGCAGAGGTAATAACCAGGATCTTTGCACTGACCTTCGGGGAGGCAGATTGGCTGTATTACGTGCTACCAAATGGTCTCCAAAATGAGTGCCTGTCTATTTGCTTTGGGGCAATTTTTAGTTTAACTTCTGAGCAGAATTGAGATCAGACATTGCAGCTTccaaattcccttttatttgtttgatgtCTAGCCACAAAGCTCTGAAGTGAgagctttaaataaaataaacaaagatgGGAGTGTGAAACAAGAAACTGTGCTTCATTATGCTTAGAGTGCTCTAGGAAAGACAGAGAAACTCATGTGTTATGCAGAGATGAAGTGTTCACAGCAAGGAACAGAAGTCTTCACTTCATGCCTATCCTCCTTCCCGAAGCCCCTTTTATGTCTGATGCAGAAGGAAGTTTGCTTGTGGGCTGTATGGCCTGAGATGATAAAGCACCAGGTCCCAGTTCTGCAGTCCCTGTGCATGAGCAACTCCCAGTGATGCTTGGAAGAGCAGTGCATGCACAAAGTCGAGCTGTGGCAGTCCACCTTGAGGCAGGAGACCATGCTGGGAGCATCACACCTCCACTGGGGACTGGgaagcagctttgctgctggtggtggcttttattttttggttggttttgtttttgttttgagttttaGAGATGGGAACGCAGTTTCTTGATTATGGTGAACTGTGGCTTGTTGGAGGCTGTGGTTGAGTTTGGATTAACTTCTCAGTGAGAGTTTGGGTCGAGGGCTCTTCTGGCTCTGTCAGAATTTGAGTGACTGTGCATGCCAGTCTGAGCAAGAGCCAGTACATCTCATTTGTCTTTGATAGATGAGCTTTTCACAAAATAGCAAGAAAGGGAAGTCTCTATTTTGTTGTACAGCTTAGGCTCCCATCTCTGTAATGTCTGGATCTCCTTCACTCCCCCCATACTTATTATGAGACCATACACAAGCTCCCATACCATAGCTGTTTGTAGTTAAATGCAACCTGGGTCGCATCACATTTTCCTTTACATTAAATAAAGTAGCAAAACACAGAGGCCAGAACTGAATTATCAGGCTGACCTCCTAAATGTCACTGGataataaacacacaaaaagaattCTCATTAAATACACATCACTAGCACTTCAATATCAAGGCAAATTAGACtcctttggggacaagtgaGGTCAA from Anas acuta chromosome 10, bAnaAcu1.1, whole genome shotgun sequence includes the following:
- the VSTM2B gene encoding V-set and transmembrane domain-containing protein 2B encodes the protein MGKRGLLGTLCYLMVNAPLLFGVTGTFTEVPKDVTVREGDDIEMPCAFRASGSTSYSLEIQWWYLKEPARELAHELAISVPGSRSKVANKDATKISTVRVQGNDISHRLRLSGVRRQDEGVYECRVADYSADETQEHKAQALLRVLARFAPPDVQAAEAVSHIQSGAAPRRHGPAARATPPPGPGPGKRPPPPPPPPPADGGPSAASTAATASSSASPPPGQAAILRQQHGSGTGPIYATDPLLYVFLLILHKLVHLLVNH